In Aequorivita sp. H23M31, a single window of DNA contains:
- the porN gene encoding type IX secretion system ring subunit PorN/GldN — MNLKYVVFCLFGFGILASANAQINILNAKTPDEIGKRSEAQMAEDNDAPLAYGYIDERDVLWSKTTWEIIDLDERVNFPLYYPIDTNNIGSDRRSLYDVLVKNIRNGNITEVYADSYFTQKRSLSDIGASLVYSDTTDLGVEQYNAEGVVDPQYIRRFELDAGDIQEYHIRGYWYLDKRQGDLRYRLLGICPVANEARSKAFPEDGIDSKVELFWVWFPDARKALHEAQAFNRSNSSQPISFDRLLNARRFSAVIYKEDNVQGDRDVKDYITDNALMQLMESERIKEQIRNIEIDLWNY; from the coding sequence ATGAATTTGAAATATGTTGTTTTTTGTCTTTTTGGCTTTGGAATACTTGCCAGTGCGAATGCACAAATAAATATTCTCAATGCCAAAACCCCAGATGAAATAGGTAAACGGTCTGAAGCCCAAATGGCTGAGGATAACGATGCGCCGCTTGCTTATGGCTATATAGATGAGCGCGACGTTCTGTGGTCCAAAACCACCTGGGAAATTATCGATCTGGATGAGAGGGTGAATTTTCCCCTGTACTACCCAATAGATACAAACAACATTGGGTCAGATAGACGTTCTCTATATGATGTTTTGGTAAAAAATATCAGAAATGGGAACATCACTGAAGTTTATGCCGACTCATATTTCACTCAAAAGAGGAGTCTGAGTGATATTGGTGCTTCCTTGGTGTATAGTGATACTACCGATCTGGGAGTTGAACAATATAATGCTGAAGGAGTTGTGGATCCACAATATATCCGTCGATTTGAACTTGACGCGGGTGATATTCAGGAATATCACATTAGAGGATATTGGTACTTGGACAAGCGCCAAGGTGACCTAAGATATCGCCTTTTGGGAATCTGTCCCGTTGCCAATGAAGCGCGGTCCAAAGCCTTTCCAGAGGATGGCATAGATTCCAAGGTAGAATTATTTTGGGTGTGGTTTCCGGATGCTAGAAAGGCCTTGCACGAAGCACAAGCCTTTAATCGGAGTAACTCCTCCCAACCTATCTCCTTCGACCGCTTATTAAATGCGCGTCGCTTTAGCGCTGTCATCTATAAAGAGGACAACGTTCAAGGTGATAGGGATGTTAAGGATTACATTACAGATAACGCTTTAATGCAGTTAATGGAATCTGAACGTATCAAGGAGCAAATTCGAAATATAGAAATCGATTTGTGGAATTACTAA
- the porM gene encoding type IX secretion system motor protein PorM/GldM, which yields MAQGKLSPRQKMINMMYLIFIAMLALNMSKEVLSAFGLLNDKIATANVAADQRNQAFLGGLAEKAQEQPAKYKPILDKANEVNTMAQDLDSYIASIKAEMMQKIEDPTDYEKQDRPDFLDQKWFSGDKLSKDGQEFVDKVNAFRDGVVNIIGDSYPQIAADVKAKFDTSPEKNRKGVEIRWLNYNFEGFPMIASKTKLTQMQADIKVTQNEVLQAMLAGEQVKQLSMSNYEAIVVPDKTAFFNGENFKGKVVLGRFDSTLNFDKVIINGKEMDNIAGGQVVLDFPAGNVGEQELKGELQFKEGDSVVTIPIKSSYAVIPKPNAAVISADKMNVVYRGVENPMTISIPGVGSVTANAPGLKPAGGAGKYMMNVTTVQGREVKINVSGKLPGGETVSDSKTFRIKDIPRPTGTVRGEDGNGGPVRMQRQGLEIASIGAALLDFDFDLALNVTGFSFKVSGQPTIKVSGNKLSSEAKGTLSRAKRGETVQIFDINANLSGNSGYKLKKITPVFVELTN from the coding sequence ATGGCTCAAGGAAAACTATCACCAAGGCAGAAGATGATTAATATGATGTATTTGATATTCATCGCTATGTTGGCGTTAAATATGTCTAAAGAAGTTCTTTCTGCTTTTGGATTGTTAAATGACAAAATTGCCACGGCAAACGTAGCTGCAGACCAGCGCAACCAAGCATTCCTTGGTGGGTTGGCTGAGAAAGCCCAAGAACAGCCGGCAAAGTATAAACCTATACTAGACAAAGCTAATGAGGTAAACACTATGGCCCAGGATCTAGATAGTTATATCGCTTCTATCAAAGCAGAAATGATGCAGAAGATCGAGGATCCAACAGATTATGAAAAGCAGGACAGACCTGACTTTTTGGACCAGAAATGGTTCAGTGGCGATAAACTTTCAAAGGATGGTCAGGAATTCGTAGATAAGGTAAATGCATTTCGTGATGGTGTAGTGAACATCATTGGAGATTCATACCCTCAAATTGCCGCGGACGTAAAGGCTAAATTTGATACTAGTCCTGAAAAAAACCGAAAGGGAGTGGAGATCAGATGGCTGAACTATAATTTTGAAGGCTTTCCTATGATTGCCTCTAAAACGAAATTAACTCAGATGCAAGCTGATATCAAGGTTACTCAAAACGAAGTACTACAGGCCATGCTTGCAGGAGAGCAAGTTAAGCAACTTTCAATGTCCAACTATGAGGCGATTGTTGTTCCAGATAAAACTGCTTTCTTTAATGGTGAAAACTTTAAAGGGAAAGTGGTATTAGGTCGTTTTGACAGCACTCTTAACTTTGATAAGGTTATTATCAACGGTAAGGAAATGGACAATATCGCTGGTGGTCAGGTAGTTCTTGATTTTCCTGCAGGAAATGTGGGTGAGCAAGAATTGAAAGGTGAGCTACAGTTTAAGGAAGGGGATTCTGTTGTAACTATTCCAATTAAATCTTCCTATGCGGTAATTCCGAAGCCTAATGCTGCTGTAATTTCCGCAGACAAGATGAACGTAGTTTATCGTGGAGTTGAAAACCCAATGACTATTTCCATTCCTGGTGTTGGTTCTGTAACCGCAAATGCACCCGGTTTAAAGCCAGCGGGTGGTGCAGGAAAATATATGATGAACGTTACCACTGTTCAAGGACGTGAAGTTAAAATTAACGTAAGCGGAAAACTTCCTGGTGGAGAAACCGTTTCAGATAGCAAAACTTTCCGTATTAAGGATATTCCAAGACCTACAGGAACTGTTCGTGGAGAAGATGGAAATGGTGGTCCTGTTCGTATGCAAAGACAAGGTCTAGAAATTGCTTCCATTGGCGCAGCTCTTTTGGATTTCGACTTTGACCTTGCTTTAAATGTAACTGGATTCAGCTTTAAAGTTAGCGGACAACCTACTATAAAGGTTTCAGGAAATAAATTGAGCTCTGAAGCTAAAGGAACTTTGAGCCGTGCAAAACGAGGAGAAACGGTTCAAATCTTTGATATTAATGCGAATCTTTCAGGGAATTCAGGTTATAAGCTAAAGAAAATAACCCCTGTATTTGTTGAATTGACAAACTAG
- the porL gene encoding type IX secretion system motor protein PorL/GldL: MAKSSRSSKKLFAMAYGLGASVVIIGALFKITHFEIAGIGGNVLLTIGLVTEAIIFAISAFEPVDDDLDWSLVYPELSGGAATQRAKVEEAKDTQGLLSKKLDEMLKEARIDSDLMNSLSTSIRSFEGAAKGIAPTAEAMSSTKRYSEEMALAAAQMDSLNSLYKVQIESTSRQTEANQQIAENAEQLKKQMQHLATNLSSLNGVYGGMLSAMTTRN; encoded by the coding sequence ATGGCAAAATCTTCTCGATCATCTAAAAAACTTTTTGCAATGGCCTATGGCCTTGGAGCTTCCGTTGTTATTATTGGAGCTCTCTTTAAAATTACCCACTTCGAAATTGCCGGAATTGGAGGAAACGTACTATTAACTATAGGATTGGTGACTGAAGCTATTATTTTCGCGATTTCCGCATTCGAACCAGTAGATGATGATTTGGATTGGTCTTTGGTATATCCAGAATTGAGTGGTGGTGCTGCAACACAAAGAGCGAAAGTAGAAGAGGCTAAAGATACCCAAGGACTTTTGTCTAAAAAATTGGACGAAATGTTGAAAGAAGCACGAATCGATTCAGACCTAATGAACAGTCTTAGCACTAGCATCCGTTCTTTTGAAGGTGCAGCAAAAGGTATTGCTCCAACAGCAGAGGCAATGAGCTCCACAAAAAGATATAGTGAGGAAATGGCTCTTGCAGCCGCACAAATGGACTCCCTTAATAGTCTATACAAAGTTCAGATAGAGTCAACAAGCCGTCAGACTGAGGCTAATCAGCAAATAGCTGAAAATGCTGAGCAATTGAAAAAGCAAATGCAACATTTGGCTACCAATTTATCATCCTTGAATGGAGTTTACGGTGGAATGCTTTCAGCAATGACCACTAGAAACTAG
- the porK gene encoding T9SS ring complex lipoprotein PorK/GldK — protein MKKFIALTAIVAFLFSCNSGDRGELVGVKGKKWYPQKPYGMTLVPGGSFIMGQSDDDFLAVKDAPTKTVTVSSFYMDETEITNSEYRQFVYWVRDSIVRLRLAIMADEQGATPGDGGIGEFAFVDQANDQMTPYEQYMYDNYFGMGEDYYEGRKLNNKVSLIWDTAKYPDAFYSEVMDTMYIPIEEAYNGQRTIDVSKLKFQYTYMDIGAAARDKSKRRKDFIKKEQLPIYPDTTVWIRDFNYSYNEPMHNDYFWHQAYGDYPVVGVSWKQAKAFCAWRTMYKNAYQKSKKKTFVNSFRLPGEAEWEYAARGGLQSASYPWGGPYTKNDRGCFMANFKPLRGDYAADQALYTVEAKSFEPNGYNLYNMAGNVSEWVASSYDAAAYDYFSTMNPNVNDEENQRKVVRGGSWKDVAYFLKVGTRDYEYADSARSYIGFRTVQDYMGTDVVLNENFGDAR, from the coding sequence ATGAAGAAGTTTATTGCATTAACTGCGATTGTTGCCTTTTTATTCAGCTGTAACTCTGGAGACAGAGGGGAGCTTGTTGGCGTAAAAGGCAAAAAATGGTATCCACAAAAGCCTTATGGAATGACGTTGGTTCCTGGTGGATCCTTCATCATGGGCCAGAGTGATGATGATTTCCTTGCAGTTAAGGACGCCCCTACCAAAACTGTTACGGTAAGTTCGTTCTACATGGACGAAACCGAAATAACCAATTCTGAATATCGCCAATTTGTTTATTGGGTCCGTGATTCAATCGTGAGACTTCGATTGGCAATTATGGCCGATGAGCAAGGTGCTACTCCTGGTGATGGTGGTATTGGGGAATTTGCTTTTGTTGACCAAGCAAACGACCAAATGACCCCTTACGAACAATATATGTATGACAATTACTTTGGAATGGGCGAAGATTACTATGAAGGAAGAAAGCTCAATAACAAAGTAAGTTTGATTTGGGATACAGCAAAATATCCAGATGCTTTCTACTCGGAGGTCATGGACACTATGTACATTCCTATCGAGGAGGCCTACAATGGACAAAGAACCATTGATGTAAGCAAGTTGAAATTCCAATATACCTATATGGATATTGGAGCTGCGGCTCGGGATAAAAGCAAAAGAAGAAAAGATTTCATAAAGAAGGAACAGCTACCGATCTATCCAGATACAACCGTTTGGATCCGGGACTTCAATTACTCGTACAACGAGCCTATGCACAATGATTATTTTTGGCACCAAGCATATGGGGATTACCCTGTGGTAGGAGTGAGCTGGAAACAGGCAAAAGCTTTCTGTGCATGGAGGACGATGTATAAAAATGCATACCAAAAATCCAAAAAGAAAACTTTTGTAAACTCTTTCCGTCTTCCTGGAGAAGCTGAGTGGGAGTATGCTGCTAGAGGTGGACTGCAATCTGCATCTTATCCTTGGGGTGGTCCTTACACCAAAAATGATCGAGGCTGTTTCATGGCAAACTTTAAACCTTTAAGAGGGGATTATGCTGCTGATCAAGCGCTTTATACGGTAGAGGCAAAATCTTTTGAGCCCAATGGTTACAATCTTTATAATATGGCAGGAAACGTATCGGAATGGGTTGCTTCTTCTTATGATGCGGCTGCTTATGACTATTTTTCTACAATGAACCCAAATGTTAACGATGAAGAGAACCAGCGCAAGGTAGTACGCGGTGGATCTTGGAAAGATGTTGCCTATTTCCTTAAAGTGGGCACTCGTGATTACGAATACGCCGATTCGGCCCGTAGCTATATTGGCTTCCGCACCGTTCAGGATTATATGGGAACTGACGTTGTTCTAAACGAAAATTTCGGCGATGCCCGATAG
- a CDS encoding formimidoylglutamase yields MIEFLSPVSESILDLLETLPPGTLGKQIRIHSKKGEIPNFKGVKFAILGIRENRSDVDFMGNDISFDQYRKAFYALYPGNWSYDIMDLGDIQKGESVEDTRFAAKQTISTLLKMEIIPLILGGGQDLAYGQYRAYDDLGKMVNVVNIDNRFDLGNADLPFSNKSYVGKMVVDQPYNLFNYSVLGYQSYFNSPEEISLMEKLYFDAYRLGEITSDISIVEPTLRDADIVTFDATSIKDSELSYSNSESPNGFDSREICAISRYAGISNRVSSFGIYEIGGTSTRASGAMLIAQILWYFIEGVNFRIKDDNFDDDNYFITYKVPIDDEVLTFKKSNRTERWWILLPFISNVNNKLKSRTLLPCTYGEYLGACNQEIPERWLKARHKNEV; encoded by the coding sequence ATGATAGAGTTTTTGTCACCGGTTTCCGAGAGTATATTAGATCTTTTGGAAACACTTCCCCCAGGTACACTCGGTAAACAGATTAGGATTCATTCGAAAAAAGGGGAAATCCCAAATTTCAAGGGAGTAAAATTTGCTATTTTGGGAATACGGGAAAACCGTTCGGATGTAGATTTTATGGGAAATGATATTTCCTTTGATCAGTATAGAAAAGCTTTTTATGCACTATATCCTGGAAATTGGAGTTATGATATTATGGACCTTGGTGACATCCAAAAAGGAGAATCTGTGGAGGATACCCGTTTTGCAGCCAAGCAAACCATATCCACATTGCTTAAAATGGAAATAATTCCGTTGATATTAGGTGGAGGTCAAGATTTGGCTTATGGGCAATACCGCGCGTATGATGATTTAGGGAAAATGGTGAATGTGGTTAATATCGACAACCGTTTCGATCTGGGAAATGCAGATCTTCCTTTTTCCAACAAATCGTACGTAGGAAAAATGGTGGTGGACCAACCCTATAATCTCTTTAATTATAGTGTTCTTGGTTATCAATCATATTTCAATTCCCCAGAGGAAATTTCCCTGATGGAAAAACTATATTTTGATGCCTATCGTCTAGGTGAAATCACATCTGATATAAGTATTGTAGAGCCTACTTTACGGGATGCCGACATTGTTACTTTCGATGCAACTTCAATAAAAGATTCGGAACTTAGCTATAGTAATAGTGAAAGTCCGAATGGATTTGACAGTCGCGAAATCTGCGCCATTTCGAGATATGCAGGAATTAGTAACCGGGTAAGTTCTTTTGGGATATATGAAATTGGGGGCACTTCTACTCGGGCAAGTGGCGCAATGTTGATTGCCCAAATTTTATGGTATTTTATAGAAGGAGTTAATTTTAGGATCAAGGATGACAATTTTGATGACGATAATTATTTCATTACCTATAAAGTCCCTATTGATGATGAGGTTTTGACCTTTAAAAAGAGTAATAGAACGGAACGGTGGTGGATATTGTTGCCATTTATTTCAAATGTTAATAATAAATTAAAAAGCCGAACGTTATTACCTTGCACTTATGGCGAATATTTGGGTGCATGCAACCAGGAAATTCCTGAACGGTGGTTGAAGGCCCGCCACAAAAATGAAGTATAA